From Paenibacillus sp. GP183, one genomic window encodes:
- a CDS encoding NAD(P)-dependent alcohol dehydrogenase, with translation MITTNARAVFSPEGPFKLTTIERRDLKPHDVLIEIKYAGICHSDIHTARGDWGPVNYPLVPGHEIAGIVTQVGSEVKKYAVGDRVGVGCMVDSCGECVNCKRGEEQYCLSGNTGTYAAIDRYGQYTQGGYSTRIVVTEDFVVRIPDGMELDVAAPLLCAGITTYSPLRHWGAAPGKKIAVIGLGGLGHMAVKLAHTMGADVTVLSQTLKKKEDGLQLGADHYYATSDPETFKKLAGSFDLIINTVSAKIDINAYLSLLALDGTLVNVGAPAEPLPVQVFSLIPHRRSFAGSMIGGIRETQEMLDFCAEHKIASEIEVISAKQIDEAWERVLASDVRYRFVIDISTMENE, from the coding sequence ATGATTACTACTAATGCACGTGCTGTATTTAGTCCGGAAGGTCCGTTCAAACTGACCACGATAGAGCGCAGGGATCTTAAGCCGCATGATGTCCTTATTGAGATTAAATATGCGGGTATTTGCCACTCCGATATACATACCGCTCGCGGCGATTGGGGACCGGTAAACTATCCTCTCGTTCCAGGACACGAGATTGCTGGAATTGTCACTCAGGTTGGTTCGGAAGTCAAAAAATATGCCGTTGGTGACCGAGTTGGGGTGGGCTGCATGGTTGACTCCTGCGGGGAGTGCGTTAACTGCAAAAGAGGAGAGGAGCAATATTGCCTTAGTGGAAATACGGGCACCTATGCAGCTATCGACAGGTACGGGCAATATACGCAGGGCGGTTATTCCACACGCATCGTCGTAACGGAAGATTTCGTGGTTCGAATTCCTGATGGTATGGAGCTTGACGTCGCTGCGCCGCTTTTGTGTGCCGGCATAACAACGTACTCGCCGCTGCGCCATTGGGGAGCTGCCCCTGGTAAGAAAATAGCTGTTATTGGACTTGGCGGGCTTGGACACATGGCTGTGAAGCTCGCTCATACCATGGGGGCAGATGTTACGGTTTTATCACAAACATTAAAAAAGAAAGAAGACGGTTTGCAGCTTGGCGCGGACCATTATTATGCCACGAGCGATCCAGAGACGTTTAAGAAACTTGCAGGTTCGTTCGACCTCATCATAAATACTGTGAGCGCGAAGATCGATATTAATGCCTATCTTTCGTTACTGGCGCTGGACGGTACATTGGTCAACGTCGGTGCACCAGCGGAACCGTTGCCGGTTCAGGTATTCTCACTGATCCCTCATCGTCGCTCGTTTGCTGGATCCATGATTGGTGGAATTCGTGAAACGCAGGAAATGCTTGACTTCTGTGCTGAACATAAAATAGCTTCTGAGATCGAGGTTATTTCCGCCAAACAGATTGATGAAGCTTGGGAGCGGGTACTAGCTTCGGATGTCCGTTATCGATTTGTAATCGACATCAGCACGATGGAGAATGAATAA